ACGAAATGGAAACGCAAGAAGGGGTCGGACAAACTTCCGGAACGGACGCCGACAAGATCGAACTCAAACAAACAACTTCGGAAAAGAAGACCGTAAAATCCAAGAAGTCGAAAACGCGAAACACATCCAAAACGAAGTCCGGAAAAAAACGCGAATCGACTGAGCCAACAAAACCGGATTCTTCAAAGGAAACTTCTTCGCAGAATACTCAGCGAGCACCAACATCGAGTAAAACGATCGTCACTTCGATCGGAAACGCTTCTTTCGAATTGAGTTTCGAATCTTTGAAATTCTGGTTTTCAACGACCGTGAATCCGACCGAACTTTCTTGGAGCCCGGAAAGAATTCTATTCTTAGCCGGAGAGAAAACAGCGGATGAATGGAATCAAATTCTTTCCGGAAAACCGGACGATACGACCGCGATCCGATTTTTAAACTCCGCTCAGGATCTCCGATTCAACGAGGGAATCTATTATACGGGTTGCGCTTCTCCGCAAATTCCGAACGGCATCTCCGTTTTGAATTTCTTCTTTCGAGGGAATCGTTTGATCCGGCTGAAGCAGGAAAGTTTTTCTCTCAACAGCGACGGTTCCGGTAAATCCTGGGAACTCGAATAACGATTTTACTTTTCGCGTAGACCTTGCCCGGAAAACCTGGACTCCATGAGTCTGAATTGCGGCATCGTAGGCCTTCCCAACGTAGGTAAATCCACTATTTTCAACGCGCTTACCAAAGCGGGCGCGCAGATGGAAAATTATCCCTTCTGTACCATCGAACCGAACAAAGGAATCGTGGAAGTTCCGGATTCAAGACTGGATCGTCTCGCAGAA
The window above is part of the Leptospira yasudae genome. Proteins encoded here:
- a CDS encoding LIC11612 family fibronectin-binding protein, which codes for MFRTNLKKAFLLVSIFCIFYDRNVFSETGGLQDRPVSVVLVCEPSAKADKPRYYKSTSLFFKRLKNKRLQENGTAFFVGYGSFASETPAEQLNLAGQNGYDLYIFPQTALENLPASPSGNAVPWISFVVEKKETVIQPTSQKKSVKKGNSPKGKKQKTKSKPKLNPKKPSDKTSEFPYEMETQEGVGQTSGTDADKIELKQTTSEKKTVKSKKSKTRNTSKTKSGKKRESTEPTKPDSSKETSSQNTQRAPTSSKTIVTSIGNASFELSFESLKFWFSTTVNPTELSWSPERILFLAGEKTADEWNQILSGKPDDTTAIRFLNSAQDLRFNEGIYYTGCASPQIPNGISVLNFFFRGNRLIRLKQESFSLNSDGSGKSWELE